Proteins encoded within one genomic window of Nordella sp. HKS 07:
- a CDS encoding DMT family transporter: MTASRSLTPELLLLALLATLWGASYTFIKIGVATIPPITFIAARTLIAALILLAVLRLRGLSLPRDKATWRRFAIQATINSVMPFTLIAWAELTIDAGLAAILNSTTPIFTFLITIAITRHEPAGWRKFLGVLAGLAGICLIIGVEALNGLGRELLSQLAMLLATFSYAIAAIFGRNFKELDPMMPAAGSMLCGALILIPASLVVDQPWTLTPSVDSLLALLALAVFSTALAFCIFFRLVHTLGSVGTTAQAYLRVPIGVAIGAWFLGEQLSDTAWIGLVCVVLGVAAMTIPARKREAAVTS; this comes from the coding sequence ATGACCGCTTCCCGCTCCCTGACCCCTGAGCTTTTGCTCCTGGCCTTGCTCGCCACTCTCTGGGGTGCGTCCTACACCTTCATCAAGATCGGCGTCGCCACCATTCCGCCTATCACCTTCATCGCGGCGCGCACCCTTATCGCCGCGCTCATCCTTCTCGCGGTGCTGCGGCTCAGGGGTCTCAGCCTGCCGCGCGACAAGGCGACCTGGCGGCGCTTCGCCATCCAGGCGACCATCAACAGCGTCATGCCCTTCACTCTCATCGCCTGGGCCGAGCTCACCATCGATGCCGGCCTCGCCGCCATCCTCAATTCCACCACGCCGATCTTCACCTTCCTCATCACCATCGCCATCACACGACACGAGCCGGCCGGGTGGCGCAAATTCCTCGGCGTCCTCGCCGGCCTCGCCGGCATCTGCCTGATCATCGGCGTCGAGGCCCTGAACGGTCTCGGCCGCGAGCTCCTGTCGCAGCTCGCCATGCTGCTGGCCACCTTCAGCTATGCCATCGCCGCCATCTTCGGGCGCAACTTCAAGGAACTCGACCCGATGATGCCGGCGGCCGGCTCGATGCTCTGCGGCGCCCTGATCCTCATCCCGGCGAGCCTAGTCGTCGACCAGCCCTGGACGCTCACCCCGTCGGTGGACTCGCTTCTGGCGCTGCTCGCCCTCGCGGTCTTTTCGACGGCACTCGCCTTCTGCATTTTCTTCCGCCTGGTCCACACGCTGGGCTCGGTCGGCACCACGGCGCAGGCCTATCTGCGGGTGCCGATCGGCGTCGCCATTGGCGCCTGGTTCCTGGGGGAGCAGCTCAGCGACACCGCCTGGATCGGTCTCGTCTGCGTGGTCCTGGGCGTCGCCGCCATGACCATCCCGGCGCGCAAGCGCGAGGCTGCGGTCACTTCTTAG
- a CDS encoding helix-turn-helix transcriptional regulator has product MSNFVSGNSLAEVAALIGDPARANILQALADGRALTAGELAWHAGVSAQTTSGHLAKLTEAQLIALEKQGRHRYFRLASPEVAEAMEALMLVAANGPKRHRPVGPKDQALRTARTCYDHLAGWLAVSMADSLSARRLIVLSDGAAAVTEEGHRFFSDFGLALDDPKSSRPLCRTCLDWSERRSHLAGRLGAALCQHCLDLGWIKRGRDSRAVTFTPKGVEGFRTTFGITLP; this is encoded by the coding sequence ATGAGCAATTTCGTTTCCGGCAACAGCCTGGCCGAAGTGGCGGCCCTCATCGGCGATCCGGCGCGCGCCAATATCCTGCAGGCACTCGCCGACGGCCGGGCCCTGACGGCGGGCGAGCTCGCCTGGCATGCCGGGGTGAGCGCCCAGACGACGAGCGGACATCTCGCCAAGCTGACCGAGGCTCAGCTCATCGCGCTCGAGAAGCAGGGAAGGCACCGCTATTTCCGCCTGGCCTCGCCCGAGGTCGCCGAGGCGATGGAAGCGCTGATGCTCGTCGCCGCCAACGGCCCGAAGCGCCACCGGCCGGTCGGGCCCAAGGACCAGGCGCTCCGGACGGCGCGCACCTGTTATGACCATCTCGCCGGATGGCTCGCCGTTTCCATGGCCGACAGTCTGAGCGCCCGCCGGCTCATCGTGCTCTCCGACGGGGCTGCCGCGGTCACCGAGGAGGGGCATCGCTTCTTCAGCGATTTCGGCCTGGCGCTCGATGACCCCAAGAGCTCGCGCCCGCTTTGCCGCACCTGCCTTGATTGGAGCGAGCGGCGCTCGCATCTGGCGGGACGGCTGGGGGCGGCGCTCTGCCAGCACTGCCTCGATCTTGGCTGGATAAAACGCGGCCGCGACAGTCGCGCCGTCACCTTCACACCGAAGGGCGTCGAGGGTTTCCGCACGACCTTCGGCATTACGTTGCCTTAG
- a CDS encoding PhoX family phosphatase, with amino-acid sequence MTRHDRDHIRSKSGSPNFRSVLRERLSRRDMLRGGAALTAASAIVPGFTGSIFGGEAMAGGTQSSLTFTELKRVYDQTHHVAPGYTAQVLLRWGDKLAADATDFDPTQQSGTVQARQFGYNNDFVGYLPLPFASASSERGLLCVNHEYPNPHIMVPGFIAKDDETLGKAMTAELVEICKSAMGHSVAEIEKKDGKWSLVANSPLNRRITAETEMTISGPAAGHAQLKTSADPTGTKVKGTMANCGGGYTPWGTILTCEEFAYEFFGGDAAKTPNKEIMERIGYEPADYYGFARFDDRFNVEKEPNEVNRFQWVVEIDPYEAGSVPVKRTALGRMGHEGATVVVNKDGRVVVYMGDDDHQEYLYRFVSAKAFNPNDRKANIGLLDEGELSVAKFDADGTLTWLPLVHGQGPLTPENGFADQGEVLIKTQLAADKLGATGMDRPEDFETNPISGRVYAVLTKSAKRKPDKVDAANPRPENKWGHIIEMIPPGDGKDADHTAARYKWDILILCGDPSKRETGAKFHPETTADGFFMTPDNIAFDPKGRLFVATDGMNDFDLADGIFAVDTDGPARALPKALFCCPTDAEATGPAFTPDGTTMFVSVQHPAEGSETIEKLTTRWPDFNDKMPPRPSVMAITRDGGGPIGG; translated from the coding sequence ATGACCCGCCACGATCGCGACCATATCCGTTCCAAATCCGGCTCGCCCAATTTCCGGAGCGTGCTCAGGGAGCGCCTGTCGCGCCGCGACATGCTGAGGGGCGGCGCCGCGCTTACGGCGGCCTCCGCTATCGTGCCGGGCTTCACCGGCTCGATCTTCGGCGGCGAGGCGATGGCGGGTGGCACGCAGTCATCGCTTACCTTCACCGAACTCAAGCGGGTCTATGACCAGACCCATCACGTGGCACCGGGCTACACAGCGCAAGTGCTACTGCGCTGGGGCGACAAGCTGGCGGCGGACGCAACCGACTTCGACCCCACCCAGCAGTCGGGCACGGTACAGGCCCGCCAGTTCGGCTACAATAACGACTTCGTCGGCTATCTGCCGCTGCCCTTCGCCTCGGCCTCATCGGAGCGCGGACTGCTCTGCGTCAATCACGAATATCCCAATCCGCATATCATGGTCCCGGGTTTCATCGCCAAGGACGACGAGACGCTCGGCAAGGCGATGACGGCGGAACTGGTCGAGATCTGCAAGTCGGCCATGGGCCACAGCGTGGCCGAGATCGAGAAGAAGGACGGCAAGTGGTCGCTGGTCGCCAATTCGCCGCTCAACCGGCGCATCACGGCCGAAACCGAGATGACGATCTCAGGACCGGCCGCCGGCCACGCCCAGCTCAAGACCTCCGCCGATCCGACCGGCACCAAGGTCAAGGGGACGATGGCCAATTGCGGCGGCGGCTACACGCCCTGGGGCACGATCCTCACCTGCGAGGAATTCGCCTATGAGTTCTTCGGCGGCGATGCGGCCAAGACGCCCAACAAGGAGATCATGGAGCGGATCGGCTATGAGCCGGCCGACTATTACGGCTTCGCCCGCTTCGACGACCGCTTCAATGTCGAAAAGGAACCCAATGAGGTGAATCGCTTCCAATGGGTGGTCGAGATCGACCCCTATGAGGCGGGCTCGGTGCCGGTGAAGCGGACGGCCCTCGGCCGCATGGGCCATGAGGGCGCGACCGTCGTCGTCAACAAGGATGGCCGCGTCGTCGTCTATATGGGCGATGACGACCACCAGGAATATCTCTATCGCTTCGTCTCCGCCAAGGCCTTCAATCCGAATGACCGCAAAGCCAATATCGGCCTTCTCGACGAGGGCGAACTGTCAGTCGCCAAATTCGATGCCGACGGCACGCTCACCTGGCTGCCGCTCGTCCATGGCCAGGGCCCGCTCACGCCGGAAAACGGCTTTGCCGATCAGGGCGAAGTGCTGATCAAGACGCAACTCGCCGCGGACAAGCTCGGCGCCACCGGCATGGACCGGCCGGAGGATTTCGAAACCAACCCGATTTCGGGCCGCGTCTATGCGGTGCTTACCAAGTCGGCCAAGCGCAAGCCGGACAAGGTTGATGCCGCCAATCCGCGGCCTGAAAACAAATGGGGCCATATCATCGAGATGATCCCGCCGGGCGATGGCAAGGACGCCGACCACACGGCGGCCCGGTACAAATGGGACATCCTCATTCTGTGCGGCGATCCCTCGAAGCGGGAAACCGGCGCCAAATTCCATCCGGAGACGACGGCCGACGGTTTCTTCATGACGCCCGACAATATCGCCTTCGATCCCAAGGGCCGCCTGTTCGTGGCGACCGACGGCATGAACGACTTCGACCTCGCCGACGGCATCTTCGCCGTCGACACGGACGGCCCGGCGCGCGCGTTGCCCAAAGCGCTGTTCTGCTGTCCGACCGATGCCGAAGCGACGGGTCCGGCCTTCACGCCCGACGGCACCACGATGTTCGTGTCGGTGCAGCATCCGGCGGAAGGCTCGGAGACGATCGAGAAGCTCACCACGCGCTGGCCCGACTTCAACGACAAGATGCCGCCCCGGCCTTCGGTCATGGCGATCACCCGCGACGGCGGCGGGCCGATCGGTGGCTGA
- a CDS encoding ketosteroid isomerase-related protein, protein MTAAQTRKLVQTYYAAFNSQDVEGMLACLATGFVHEVSQGERRKGKPLFKEFLLHMNKSYKETLSNIVVMTDTTGARAAAEFDLKGKYLATDAGLPKAKGQTYKLRVGAFFEIKNGKIARVSTHYNLKDWTQQVLGK, encoded by the coding sequence GTGACTGCCGCCCAGACCCGCAAGCTCGTCCAGACCTATTATGCCGCCTTCAATAGCCAGGATGTCGAGGGCATGCTCGCCTGCCTCGCCACCGGCTTCGTCCATGAGGTGAGCCAGGGCGAGCGCCGCAAGGGCAAGCCGCTGTTCAAGGAATTCCTCCTTCACATGAACAAGAGCTACAAGGAGACGCTCTCCAATATTGTCGTCATGACCGACACCACGGGCGCAAGGGCCGCGGCCGAGTTCGATCTCAAGGGCAAGTATCTCGCCACCGATGCGGGTCTGCCCAAGGCCAAGGGCCAGACCTACAAATTGCGCGTCGGCGCCTTCTTCGAGATCAAGAACGGCAAGATCGCGCGCGTCTCGACGCATTACAATCTCAAGGACTGGACGCAGCAAGTGCTGGGAAAGTGA
- a CDS encoding helix-turn-helix domain-containing protein — translation MTASLAGSGDRVIRHLAYDGEAGQWEMLRTHPHQALKSYVIDYSGYRETQGSEIWRRELPCSFVPLIINFGPAFHFRDDPRSPATQTSFTAGVYTRAVIVGSRGAAFCVQVNFTPFGAWRFFRLSQSELESRTVSLDDLLGAQGRSLIAELHDAPGWPERFALLDDFIARRILAAREPDANVREVWRALTASHGTASIVALARTSGISRRHLAKLFRAEIGATPKTMARILRFEHARDLAHKVPRLGWADLAYAAGYADQAHLAREFKDLSGLTPQELLRRDRAETGILEQ, via the coding sequence ATGACAGCATCCTTGGCCGGATCGGGCGACCGCGTCATCCGCCACCTCGCCTATGACGGCGAGGCCGGGCAGTGGGAGATGTTGCGCACCCATCCCCATCAAGCGCTCAAATCTTATGTCATCGACTATTCGGGTTATCGCGAGACGCAAGGCTCCGAGATCTGGCGGCGCGAGCTGCCCTGCAGCTTCGTGCCGCTGATTATCAATTTCGGCCCGGCCTTCCATTTCCGCGACGACCCGCGCAGCCCGGCCACCCAGACGAGCTTCACCGCCGGCGTCTATACGCGGGCGGTGATCGTCGGCTCGCGCGGTGCCGCCTTCTGTGTGCAAGTGAACTTCACCCCGTTCGGCGCCTGGCGCTTCTTCCGTCTCTCGCAGTCGGAGCTCGAGAGCCGCACCGTTTCTCTGGACGACCTTTTGGGTGCGCAAGGCCGCAGCCTCATCGCCGAGCTTCACGACGCGCCCGGCTGGCCCGAGCGTTTCGCTTTGCTCGATGATTTCATCGCCAGGCGCATTCTCGCCGCGCGCGAGCCTGACGCCAATGTGCGCGAGGTGTGGCGGGCCTTGACGGCGAGCCACGGCACAGCCTCGATCGTCGCCCTCGCGCGGACGAGCGGCATCAGCCGCCGCCATCTGGCGAAACTCTTCCGCGCCGAGATCGGCGCCACGCCGAAGACCATGGCGCGCATCCTGCGTTTCGAGCATGCGCGCGATCTGGCGCATAAGGTGCCGCGCCTCGGCTGGGCCGATCTCGCTTATGCGGCGGGCTATGCCGACCAGGCCCATCTCGCCCGCGAATTCAAGGATCTGTCGGGCCTGACGCCGCAGGAATTGTTGCGCCGTGACCGCGCCGAGACCGGTATTCTTGAGCAATAA